The stretch of DNA ACATAAACAATGCAGCAAAGAAATACTAGTATGTAGTATGCATGATGCCCGTGAATACATGTCAAAGACACAATCTAGCAGACCAATTTCTGCATTAACATTTTATTATTACAAGCTAGCACCGTGGAGCCATCATTAGGAGTACATTGATCAACAtgaaaggttttttttttcatttctcccTTGATTAGCACACACACGTATGGCACTCGTGAAACATATTACATCACACAGCTTCCGGTAGATAGTCCTCTCCAAGCACCTTTTTCACCTGTATGCACGCGAAAAAGATCACAAAAAGGAAATTATAAAGgcaaacaatttttttaattattcattAGCAAGGATCTGACCGCGGGTAATTAATGGATATTTACCGGCAAGCACGGCGCGCCGCGAGGCGATCAGTCgctgtcgctgctgctgctgcggccgtCGTGGTGGCCCTCGCcgtgcttcttctccttcttcttcttcttgtccttcttctccttgtgGTCCTTGTCGTCCTTGTGCTCGCCGGACTTGTCGCCGTGCTCGCCGGTGATCTTGTCCTTGATCTTCTCGACGATGCCCTCCTTGTGCTCGCCGTCCTTCTTGTGGTGCTCCTCGGCCTTCTTGTGCGCCTCCGCCTTCTtgtgctcctcctccttcttgtGGTCGCCCCCCATGTGGAGGGTCTCCTCGATCTTGTGGATGATGCCCGACATGGTGATGCTCTCGCTCTGGCTGCCTGCCTCCTCCTTTGCTCAAGGGGGAAATGGGATTGGAATGCGATGCGCTGGTGATCTGCCCTGCCCCTTCGGCGCCGGTATTTATGGAGCGCCGAGGTGGTCCGTGACTTGCGGTGGGGTGTGTGAAGAAACGGAAGGCCAATCGGATAAGAAGGACGTGATGGtactaaaaaaagaagaaaagtaaTTATTGGAGGTAGCAATTGCTTTGTCTACCAACTATTGGTACCAACCGTTTCGTCGCATATTTTGCATAATCATCCTTGCTGGATATTTTGCTTTGTCTAAAAAAGAGAACTAATAGTAAAAAAATACATGATCAAATATCATGAAGCTCGAATGGATTGATTTGGGAATCCTACTAACACAAGAAATAGCTATTCATTCATTTGTTAGATTCGAGTGTTTAGCGGCAGTCGTTTGATTCGGGCCGACCCACCCATTTCACGCGCACACGACATTACCCAAATTTAACACGTCAAGTTGAAATGACTCAACGGTGTTTCATTTGCTACTAACCACGTCGCGCTGGTGAGCAACGCTTCTTTCCACCACGCTTCTTCACAGATGCAATTGTTTGTCTTTCGAGAGCTTTGTTAGTTTGTGGCGCcacaaggaggagaggggaggtttggctttgtgctttttgTGCACATCGGTAGCTGCAGCATGCATATCAACCCTGTATGACATTGGGCAGAGTTGGTGAGCTGGCAAGGCTTCttaacccaaaaaaaaaagagcggtCATGGGGGGATGCGTAGTGTTTTCCTCCCTGTATCCGGGTCATGTTATTAGCCCATCAACGTGTGAGGTAGTAACCGGTCAGGTCGGCGTGCGACAACGACAAGTGGGACGTGGTTGCACTTGCACCGCCCAGCCAACCGCCCGGCGATGCGCGCCGCGTGGTCTCCGACGGCGTTGTCGGCAGCAGCGGCAGACGGGCgcacgacgacgac from Panicum virgatum strain AP13 chromosome 9K, P.virgatum_v5, whole genome shotgun sequence encodes:
- the LOC120650204 gene encoding dehydrin HIRD11-like; translated protein: MSGIIHKIEETLHMGGDHKKEEEHKKAEAHKKAEEHHKKDGEHKEGIVEKIKDKITGEHGDKSGEHKDDKDHKEKKDKKKKKEKKHGEGHHDGRSSSSDSD